The Amycolatopsis mongoliensis genome includes a window with the following:
- a CDS encoding DUF742 domain-containing protein, with the protein MDDGRLRGDGRLGDDFSGGWSEQPDDGREDWQSFRERVDREWRSRRVQASDNDPVREPPNWLTDSNAGQEPIRPIQPGSGEYRDRLLGGPGAELFGGSSGPLYDAHDFAAYSNDRDYSAGLDSGELAAALPRQAHQEYVDEPAPTEMETSGLVRPYFRTRGRTKATLDLAIEALISTSEQGRMLDRVRVPEHRSICDLCLDTRSVAEVAALLRLPLGVVRVLIGDVAGLGLVLVHTSSQTVGDRPSIEFMERVLSGLRRI; encoded by the coding sequence GTGGACGACGGGCGCTTGAGGGGCGATGGCCGGCTCGGTGACGACTTCTCCGGCGGGTGGTCCGAGCAGCCGGACGACGGCCGGGAGGACTGGCAGTCGTTCCGGGAACGGGTCGACCGCGAATGGCGGTCACGCCGGGTGCAGGCGTCCGACAACGACCCGGTGCGAGAACCCCCGAACTGGCTGACCGACAGCAACGCCGGCCAGGAACCGATCCGGCCGATCCAGCCCGGGAGCGGCGAGTACCGCGACCGGCTGCTGGGCGGGCCGGGAGCGGAGCTGTTCGGCGGGTCGAGCGGGCCGCTGTACGACGCGCACGACTTCGCCGCGTACAGCAACGATCGCGACTACTCGGCGGGGCTGGACTCCGGCGAGCTGGCCGCGGCGCTGCCGCGGCAGGCCCACCAGGAGTACGTCGACGAGCCGGCGCCGACCGAGATGGAGACCTCGGGCCTGGTCCGGCCGTACTTCCGGACCCGGGGCCGGACGAAGGCGACCCTCGACCTGGCGATCGAGGCGCTGATCTCGACCAGCGAACAGGGCCGGATGCTCGACCGGGTCCGGGTGCCCGAGCACCGGTCGATCTGCGACCTGTGCCTCGACACCCGGTCGGTGGCCGAGGTGGCGGCGCTGCTGCGCCTGCCGCTCGGCGTGGTGCGGGTGTTGATTGGTGACGTGGCGGGTCTCGGCCTGGTGCTGGTGCACACCAGCAGTCAAACCGTGGGCGAC
- a CDS encoding ABC transporter permease: MTKLLRGLAGLLGFLVLWEVVVQVGLVSKTFIPPPSVVLVTVGDLLGDADFIRDVIATMLAWLIAILIAIVVGVLAGLLLGSVPVLRTATAAIVEFLRPIPVTALVPLVLLVIGSGPDAKISLAVYASLWPIMFNTIYGMGEIDPVLMETARACGTSRFRILSSVALPQTAPFIFTGIRLSATIALIAVVSVEFLAGSEVGLGNFILVASTGSVRFDLVLAGTVVAGVLGYLINEGLELLGKRLFRWSSIDREAIA; the protein is encoded by the coding sequence GTGACGAAACTGCTTCGCGGCCTGGCCGGTCTGCTCGGCTTCCTCGTGCTCTGGGAGGTTGTCGTCCAGGTCGGTCTCGTCAGTAAGACGTTCATCCCACCGCCGAGCGTCGTCCTGGTCACCGTCGGGGACCTGCTGGGCGACGCCGACTTCATCCGCGACGTCATCGCGACCATGCTCGCCTGGCTGATCGCCATCCTCATCGCGATCGTCGTCGGCGTGCTCGCCGGGCTGCTGCTGGGCAGCGTCCCGGTGCTGCGCACCGCCACCGCCGCGATCGTCGAATTCCTCCGCCCGATCCCGGTCACCGCGCTGGTGCCGCTGGTGCTGCTGGTGATCGGCTCCGGTCCCGACGCGAAGATCTCCCTCGCGGTGTACGCCTCGCTGTGGCCCATCATGTTCAACACCATCTACGGCATGGGCGAGATCGACCCGGTGCTGATGGAGACCGCGCGGGCGTGCGGGACCAGCCGGTTCCGCATCCTGTCGTCGGTCGCGCTGCCGCAGACCGCGCCGTTCATCTTCACCGGCATCCGGCTCTCGGCGACCATCGCGCTGATCGCCGTCGTCAGCGTGGAGTTCCTGGCCGGTTCCGAAGTCGGGCTCGGCAACTTCATCCTCGTCGCGAGCACCGGTTCGGTCCGCTTCGACCTGGTCCTGGCCGGTACTGTGGTTGCCGGGGTGCTGGGTTACCTGATCAACGAAGGACTCGAACTGCTGGGCAAGCGGCTGTTCCGCTGGAGCAGCATCGACCGGGAGGCGATCGCGTGA
- the mdlC gene encoding benzoylformate decarboxylase yields the protein MIKRTVLDATRELLRELGLTTVFGNPGTTEVPFLTDWPDDFHYILGLQESAVVAMADAYAQATRQAVLVNLHSAGGVGHGLGSLFTAYRNRTPLIVVAGQQNRALLPHDPFLGATDAPEFPKPYVKWSIEPATAEDVPAALARAYHVATQAPSGPVFVSVPADDWTATTERPIISRPRIRGYGPDPEAVDELAAALEAAERPAIVVGGAVDQDAAVVETVALAERLNAGVWVAPMSFRCSFPEDHPLFQGFLDPERGAVSDRLAAHDLVVVLGAPAFTYHVDRGRGEAPLPPLFVVSDDEQVLARAFEGTGIRATPKLAVRAILNAVGRSARPAPAPRRRPAKPSGDRLTCELVYSTLADLLPDDAIIVEETPSHRGILHDHLPITATDTGFLTMASGALGYGVPGVVGAALARPDRKVVGLVGDGSSMYGIQGLWTAARQDLPVTILIMDNTEYAAVRILGDAIGGEKLPGTQLGGIDFARLASSMGCEGVTITEPSGLVPGLTAALGDKRPTLVHIRVAPSDQTLY from the coding sequence ATGATCAAGCGTACGGTGCTGGACGCCACCCGCGAACTCCTCCGCGAACTCGGCCTCACCACGGTGTTCGGCAACCCCGGTACCACCGAGGTCCCGTTCCTGACCGATTGGCCGGACGACTTCCACTACATCCTCGGTCTGCAGGAATCCGCCGTCGTAGCGATGGCTGACGCCTACGCCCAGGCCACCCGCCAGGCGGTGCTGGTCAATCTGCACTCCGCCGGCGGGGTCGGGCACGGGCTGGGCAGTCTGTTCACCGCCTACCGCAACCGGACGCCGTTGATCGTGGTGGCCGGGCAGCAGAACCGGGCGCTTCTGCCGCACGACCCGTTCCTCGGCGCGACCGACGCGCCGGAGTTCCCCAAGCCATACGTCAAGTGGTCGATCGAGCCGGCCACTGCCGAGGATGTCCCGGCGGCGCTGGCCCGGGCTTATCACGTTGCGACGCAGGCGCCGTCGGGCCCAGTGTTCGTGTCCGTGCCCGCCGATGACTGGACCGCCACCACCGAGCGGCCGATCATTTCCCGGCCGCGCATCCGTGGCTACGGCCCCGATCCCGAGGCGGTCGACGAACTCGCCGCCGCGCTCGAGGCGGCCGAGCGCCCGGCGATCGTGGTGGGGGGAGCTGTCGATCAGGACGCTGCTGTCGTGGAGACGGTCGCGCTCGCCGAGCGGCTCAACGCCGGTGTGTGGGTCGCGCCGATGTCGTTCCGCTGCTCGTTCCCGGAGGATCACCCGCTGTTCCAAGGGTTCCTCGACCCGGAGCGTGGCGCGGTCTCGGATCGCCTTGCGGCACATGACCTCGTCGTCGTGCTCGGGGCGCCCGCGTTCACCTACCACGTCGACCGTGGGCGTGGGGAAGCTCCGCTGCCGCCGTTGTTCGTCGTCAGCGACGACGAGCAGGTCCTGGCGCGTGCGTTCGAAGGTACGGGTATCCGGGCGACGCCGAAGCTCGCCGTCCGCGCCATCCTGAACGCGGTCGGCCGGAGTGCCCGGCCCGCGCCGGCTCCGCGCCGGCGCCCCGCGAAGCCCAGCGGCGACCGGCTCACCTGTGAACTCGTCTACTCGACGCTCGCGGATCTGCTGCCGGACGACGCGATCATCGTCGAGGAGACGCCCAGCCACCGCGGCATCCTGCACGACCACCTGCCGATCACCGCGACCGACACCGGCTTCCTGACGATGGCCAGCGGCGCGCTGGGCTACGGCGTCCCGGGGGTGGTCGGCGCGGCGCTCGCCCGGCCGGACCGCAAGGTCGTGGGCTTGGTCGGCGACGGCTCCAGCATGTACGGCATCCAGGGCCTCTGGACGGCCGCGCGCCAGGATCTCCCGGTGACGATCCTGATCATGGACAACACGGAGTACGCGGCGGTCCGCATCCTCGGTGACGCGATCGGCGGCGAGAAGCTCCCGGGCACCCAGCTGGGCGGCATCGACTTCGCCCGGCTGGCGTCGAGCATGGGCTGCGAGGGCGTGACGATCACCGAGCCGTCGGGCCTGGTCCCGGGCTTGACGGCGGCGCTGGGGGACAAGCGCCCGACGCTGGTGCACATCCGGGTGGCCCCGTCGGACCAGACGCTCTACTGA
- a CDS encoding ABC transporter ATP-binding protein, whose protein sequence is MSTMLEVSGLSHRYGAGAKAHTAVNDLSFTVEAGQLASIVGPSGCGKSTLLRCVAGLTPPTEGTVSLHGDRVSGVPDDLAVVFQDYSRSLFPWLSVQKNVEFPLRWRPISRAERRKRAAEALEHVGLSAVGGKYPWQLSGGMQQRVSIARALASRPSLLLMDEPFASVDAQTRFELEDLTRRVQREEGSTILVVTHDIDESVYLSDRVLVLSKSPASIVADLPVGLPAERDQITTRESAEFVTLRGEVARLLHGGTPTSAQSSAAATAASDAAEWELAERAKNVTGSKTAS, encoded by the coding sequence ATGTCAACCATGCTCGAAGTGTCCGGCCTCAGCCACCGCTACGGCGCGGGCGCCAAGGCGCACACCGCGGTGAACGACCTGTCGTTCACCGTCGAGGCCGGGCAGCTGGCCAGCATCGTCGGCCCGTCGGGCTGCGGGAAGTCGACGCTGCTGCGCTGCGTCGCGGGCCTGACCCCGCCGACCGAGGGCACGGTGAGCCTGCACGGCGACCGCGTCTCGGGCGTGCCGGACGACCTCGCCGTCGTGTTCCAGGACTACAGCCGTTCGCTGTTCCCCTGGCTCTCGGTGCAGAAGAACGTCGAATTCCCCCTGCGCTGGCGGCCGATTTCGAGGGCAGAGCGGCGGAAGCGGGCGGCCGAGGCGCTGGAGCACGTCGGACTGTCCGCAGTGGGCGGGAAGTACCCGTGGCAGCTGTCGGGCGGCATGCAGCAGCGGGTGTCGATCGCCCGCGCACTGGCCAGCCGGCCGTCGCTGCTGCTGATGGACGAGCCGTTCGCGTCGGTCGACGCGCAGACGCGCTTCGAACTCGAGGACCTGACCCGGCGAGTGCAGCGCGAGGAGGGCAGCACGATCCTGGTCGTCACGCACGACATCGACGAGAGCGTCTACCTGTCCGACCGGGTGCTGGTGCTGTCGAAGTCGCCGGCGTCGATCGTGGCGGACCTGCCCGTGGGCCTGCCGGCCGAGCGCGACCAGATCACCACGCGCGAGTCGGCGGAGTTCGTGACGCTGCGCGGCGAAGTGGCGCGGCTGCTGCACGGCGGTACTCCCACCTCGGCACAGTCCTCGGCCGCGGCCACCGCCGCTTCCGACGCCGCGGAGTGGGAGCTGGCCGAGCGGGCCAAGAACGTGACGGGGTCCAAGACCGCGAGCTGA
- a CDS encoding ABC transporter permease, which produces MSTATLSGRVGRRAARGAATVVRNWLLFAILVVVWEFAARAGGSKFFPPPTEIAVAAAKLWFTGPASSLFLTDAVFDNVFPSLARMLGGWALAAVVGITLGVLVGRSEKAMDYVGPLFAFFRSIPPPTLIPVFAVLFGLSSGMQIGAIIFGAVWPVLLNTVDGVRSVDQVKVETSRAFRTPKRYWLTMVVLPAAAPKIFAGLRVSLSISLLLMVVSELVGAYNGIGRSLMNAQQDFDFPTMWSWLVLLGILGYVFNTIFLAAERRVLAWQPTRLGRD; this is translated from the coding sequence GTGAGCACGGCGACTCTTTCCGGCCGGGTGGGCCGCCGGGCTGCCCGCGGTGCCGCCACCGTAGTCCGCAACTGGCTGCTCTTCGCGATCCTCGTGGTGGTCTGGGAGTTCGCCGCCCGGGCCGGCGGCAGCAAGTTCTTCCCGCCGCCGACGGAGATCGCGGTCGCCGCCGCGAAGCTGTGGTTCACCGGGCCCGCGTCGAGCCTGTTCCTCACCGACGCGGTGTTCGACAACGTGTTCCCCAGCCTCGCCCGGATGCTCGGCGGCTGGGCACTGGCCGCCGTCGTCGGTATCACGCTGGGTGTGCTGGTCGGCCGGTCCGAGAAGGCGATGGACTACGTCGGCCCGCTGTTCGCGTTCTTCCGCTCGATCCCGCCGCCCACGCTGATCCCGGTGTTCGCGGTGCTGTTCGGGTTGAGCTCGGGGATGCAGATCGGGGCGATCATCTTCGGCGCGGTGTGGCCGGTGCTGCTCAACACGGTCGACGGGGTCCGCTCGGTCGACCAGGTGAAGGTGGAGACCTCGCGTGCCTTCCGCACGCCGAAGCGGTACTGGCTCACGATGGTGGTGCTGCCCGCGGCGGCACCCAAGATCTTCGCCGGGCTGCGGGTCAGCCTGTCCATCTCGCTGCTGCTGATGGTCGTCTCCGAGCTGGTCGGCGCCTACAACGGCATCGGCCGGTCGCTGATGAACGCCCAGCAGGACTTCGACTTCCCGACCATGTGGTCGTGGCTGGTGCTGCTGGGCATCCTCGGCTACGTCTTCAACACGATCTTCCTGGCCGCGGAGCGGCGGGTGCTGGCCTGGCAGCCGACCCGCCTCGGCCGCGACTGA
- a CDS encoding roadblock/LC7 domain-containing protein, whose amino-acid sequence MQPGGSAQPNGQAHAKANNAGSFAWLITDFVHRVPGAAHAVVVSADGLLLAASRGLPKDRADQLAAVASGLTSLARGAAKVFEGGTVAQTVVEMANGFLFLMSVSDGSCLAVLGSPESDIGLVVYEMTLLVERVGQQLTPEMRAQLQGSAVRR is encoded by the coding sequence ATGCAGCCGGGTGGCTCCGCGCAGCCGAACGGCCAGGCGCATGCCAAGGCGAACAATGCCGGCAGCTTCGCTTGGCTGATCACGGATTTCGTGCACCGGGTGCCCGGCGCGGCCCACGCGGTCGTGGTGTCGGCCGACGGCCTGCTCCTCGCGGCCTCGCGTGGCCTGCCGAAGGACCGGGCGGACCAGCTGGCCGCGGTGGCGTCGGGGCTCACCAGCCTCGCGCGCGGCGCGGCCAAGGTGTTCGAAGGTGGGACGGTCGCGCAGACCGTCGTCGAGATGGCCAACGGCTTCCTCTTCCTCATGTCGGTTTCCGACGGTTCCTGTCTGGCTGTGCTCGGTTCACCGGAAAGTGACATCGGCCTGGTCGTCTACGAGATGACCCTGCTGGTGGAACGGGTCGGCCAGCAGCTGACGCCGGAGATGCGGGCCCAGCTGCAGGGCTCGGCAGTCCGCCGCTGA
- a CDS encoding sensor histidine kinase: MRPGGRWTDQGFTSTNDDGGAAVPNEDAAGVGGTPAQSPGDAPGRKAGLFSGMRDWRLRSKLAAILLIPTLTALVLGTLRVVDDAQQATEFQHTAEQVAFAVKVTTVVHELQNERSLAVARIASANPLLQTGLDSQIAKVDREVADLRNAAATLSYDDDATKDRYTRGIQRLDALRPLRAAFNTQGGLPDITVMTAYSGILDALIELGREVTTAVTDRDVLRLGTSTQAISEAKEFTTRSDAELQIAAFRGNFPGDLLDQTRASASSADASVSAFLANADDDQRQLYNDTYSGPEVDDRRRIQTAAFSFAQLGDAPSIDTTALGKDSTVSADKLHAVESNLLAQLKTRADDLATAAVNSAWVGGAVVLAALAAAIALMLVVARLMLRPLRVLRKSALDVAYTRLPETVQAILDDPDPVGASKRAVQPVPVTSRDEIGEVARSFDIVHEQAVKMAAEQALLRENVNGIFVNLSRRSQRLVERQLGVIDRLEADEQDPDHLASLFELDHLATRLRRNGESLLVLSGAGLAKSVPKPVPAADVIGAAVSEIEQYARIEVGIVPDVAVQGLAIHDLVHVLAELLDNATYFSEPETKVIVRAVVTRRKALAIQVTDHGVGMSDERLAEVNARLADPPDLDVSVTRRMGLYVVSRLAKRHGIEVRLRENEDIEGGVIARVVVPAELLTHLRPGMARQTPLPPNRSETSMSMPSIPIPAARSDFDQTQSHTPVPPSAPPPPPPAPPAHEPVANQGGLVPLDQPISLDDLVSGGRAAGPFLSPELPKPDVPAWPTAEDLAPLTPSTNGEGASSRAGDTQFAPLVLPKREPKYVPPEEPPPPSPRADEVAPPSALEDDVPTRRLPIYQSVLSRWFSEGDDSTADPVPAQSEGEDPNLPPLTGSDEQVAERTVVAEPVARRQDREPVADELLPTAATRHPLLPPDDGWHSASDDGWQKAQSLLESKNEEITTAGLPKRVPNAYLVPGSISSPSSDGPAQNNFADNTAGMPGTGAITRSASAARSRMASFQRGYTSGRHALKELPAEEQLESSRVPGRGNTTDSSEE; this comes from the coding sequence ATGCGCCCTGGCGGGCGCTGGACTGACCAGGGTTTCACGAGCACGAACGATGATGGTGGTGCGGCGGTGCCGAACGAAGACGCCGCGGGGGTAGGAGGGACCCCCGCGCAGTCGCCCGGAGATGCTCCGGGCCGGAAGGCCGGGCTGTTCTCCGGCATGCGCGACTGGCGATTGCGGTCCAAGCTGGCCGCGATCCTCCTGATCCCCACGCTGACCGCGCTCGTGCTGGGCACGTTGCGCGTGGTCGACGACGCCCAGCAGGCGACCGAGTTCCAGCACACCGCCGAACAGGTCGCGTTCGCGGTCAAGGTCACCACAGTGGTGCACGAGCTGCAGAACGAGCGCTCGCTGGCCGTCGCGCGGATCGCGTCGGCGAACCCGCTGCTGCAGACCGGGCTCGACTCGCAGATCGCCAAGGTCGATCGCGAAGTCGCCGACCTGCGCAACGCGGCGGCGACCCTCAGCTACGACGACGACGCGACCAAGGACCGCTACACCCGCGGTATCCAGCGCCTCGACGCCCTGCGCCCGCTGCGGGCGGCGTTCAACACCCAGGGTGGCCTGCCCGACATCACGGTCATGACCGCGTACTCCGGCATCCTGGACGCCCTGATCGAGCTCGGCCGCGAGGTGACCACCGCGGTCACCGACCGGGACGTGCTCCGCCTCGGCACGAGCACGCAGGCGATCAGCGAGGCCAAGGAGTTCACCACCCGCTCGGACGCCGAGCTGCAGATCGCCGCGTTCCGCGGGAACTTCCCCGGCGACCTCCTGGACCAGACGCGCGCGTCGGCCTCCAGCGCGGACGCCTCGGTCTCGGCCTTCCTGGCGAACGCCGACGACGACCAGCGCCAGCTCTACAACGACACCTACTCCGGCCCGGAGGTCGACGACCGCCGGCGGATCCAGACCGCGGCGTTCTCCTTCGCCCAGCTGGGTGACGCGCCGAGCATCGACACCACGGCGCTCGGCAAGGACAGCACCGTGTCGGCGGACAAGCTGCACGCGGTCGAGTCGAACCTGCTGGCCCAGCTCAAGACCCGCGCCGACGACCTCGCCACGGCGGCGGTCAACTCGGCCTGGGTCGGCGGTGCCGTGGTGCTCGCGGCGCTGGCCGCCGCGATCGCGCTGATGCTCGTCGTCGCCCGCCTGATGCTGCGCCCGCTGCGGGTGCTGCGGAAGAGCGCGCTGGACGTCGCCTACACCCGGCTGCCCGAGACCGTGCAAGCGATCCTCGACGACCCGGACCCGGTCGGCGCCTCGAAGAGGGCCGTCCAGCCGGTGCCCGTCACCTCCCGCGACGAGATCGGCGAGGTCGCGCGGTCGTTCGACATCGTCCACGAACAGGCCGTCAAGATGGCCGCCGAGCAGGCCCTCCTGCGCGAGAACGTCAACGGCATCTTCGTGAACCTCTCCCGGCGGTCGCAGCGGCTGGTGGAACGCCAGCTCGGCGTCATCGACCGCCTCGAGGCCGACGAGCAGGACCCGGACCACTTGGCGAGCCTGTTCGAGCTCGACCACCTGGCCACCCGGCTGCGGCGCAACGGTGAGTCCCTGCTGGTGCTCTCCGGCGCCGGCCTGGCGAAGTCCGTCCCCAAGCCGGTGCCCGCCGCCGACGTCATCGGCGCCGCGGTGTCGGAGATCGAGCAGTACGCCCGGATCGAGGTCGGCATCGTGCCCGACGTCGCGGTCCAGGGCCTGGCGATCCACGACCTCGTGCACGTCCTCGCGGAGCTGCTCGACAACGCGACCTACTTCTCCGAGCCGGAGACGAAGGTCATCGTCCGGGCCGTGGTGACCCGCCGGAAAGCGCTCGCCATCCAGGTCACCGACCACGGTGTCGGCATGAGCGACGAGCGGCTGGCCGAGGTCAACGCGCGGCTCGCCGACCCGCCGGACCTGGACGTGTCGGTGACCCGCCGGATGGGCCTGTACGTGGTCTCGCGGCTGGCCAAGCGCCACGGCATCGAGGTCCGCCTGCGCGAGAACGAGGACATCGAGGGTGGCGTGATCGCCCGCGTCGTCGTCCCGGCCGAGCTGCTCACGCACCTCCGCCCGGGCATGGCGCGGCAGACCCCGCTGCCACCGAACCGGTCCGAGACGTCGATGTCGATGCCGAGCATCCCGATCCCGGCCGCGCGCTCGGACTTCGACCAGACGCAGTCGCACACGCCGGTCCCGCCTTCGGCTCCGCCACCGCCGCCCCCGGCCCCGCCGGCGCACGAGCCGGTGGCGAACCAGGGCGGACTGGTCCCGCTCGACCAGCCGATCAGCCTGGACGACCTGGTCAGCGGCGGCCGCGCGGCGGGCCCGTTCCTGTCGCCCGAGCTGCCGAAGCCCGACGTGCCGGCCTGGCCGACCGCCGAGGACCTGGCGCCGCTGACGCCGTCGACGAACGGCGAGGGCGCCAGCTCGAGGGCCGGCGACACGCAGTTCGCGCCGCTGGTCCTGCCGAAGCGCGAGCCGAAGTACGTCCCGCCGGAGGAGCCGCCACCACCCTCGCCGCGTGCGGACGAGGTCGCCCCTCCGTCGGCGCTCGAGGACGATGTACCCACCCGGCGGCTGCCCATCTACCAGTCGGTGCTGTCACGCTGGTTCAGTGAGGGCGACGACTCGACGGCCGACCCGGTGCCGGCGCAGAGCGAGGGTGAAGATCCGAACCTCCCGCCGCTCACCGGCTCCGACGAGCAGGTGGCGGAGCGGACCGTCGTCGCCGAACCGGTCGCCCGGCGCCAGGACCGCGAGCCGGTGGCGGACGAGCTGCTGCCGACCGCGGCGACCCGGCACCCGCTCCTCCCGCCCGACGACGGCTGGCACAGCGCTTCCGACGACGGCTGGCAGAAGGCGCAGTCGCTGCTGGAGTCCAAGAACGAGGAGATCACCACGGCCGGGCTGCCCAAACGTGTCCCGAACGCCTACCTGGTGCCGGGGTCGATATCCAGTCCCTCGTCCGACGGACCGGCGCAGAACAACTTCGCGGACAACACCGCGGGCATGCCCGGAACGGGTGCGATCACCCGCTCGGCGTCCGCGGCGCGGAGCCGGATGGCAAGCTTCCAGCGGGGCTACACCTCGGGACGGCATGCATTGAAGGAGCTCCCGGCCGAAGAACAGCTGGAAAGCAGCAGGGTTCCGGGGCGTGGCAACACCACAGACAGCAGTGAGGAGTGA
- a CDS encoding ABC transporter substrate-binding protein, which translates to MSSGRVRTRRAALGLALTVAAATALTGCSALGSDDSNASSNGGGLEKSKIKVSIMPTTDLAPFWLAQDGGYFKAEGLEVEQIIAPSGQASMTKAISGEADIALSTYMPFFVAKSKGAADIQLVADGTSVNAKSNAIVTVPSSPVKTVNDLANRRIAITALNTASDILTKSVMKDHGVDYSKVNWVPMPLPNMAAALQQGQVDAAYMPEPQLSQAAKIAGATPVIDINTGASQDFPLTGYGSTTKWVQSNPKTLAAFQRAMKKATIESINDRAKVEPLLVKYAKIDQDTAKLLTLPGYGSTLDARRLQRVPDLLLQMGVITSKVDAASMIAPQATS; encoded by the coding sequence ATGAGCAGTGGCCGGGTTCGCACTCGCCGCGCCGCGCTCGGGCTCGCCCTCACCGTCGCAGCCGCCACGGCCCTCACCGGCTGCAGTGCGCTCGGCTCGGACGACTCGAACGCCTCGTCGAACGGGGGCGGCCTGGAGAAGTCGAAGATCAAGGTCTCGATCATGCCGACCACGGACCTGGCGCCGTTCTGGCTGGCCCAGGACGGCGGCTACTTCAAGGCCGAGGGTCTCGAGGTCGAGCAGATCATCGCGCCGAGCGGGCAGGCGTCGATGACGAAGGCGATCTCCGGTGAGGCGGACATCGCTCTCTCGACCTACATGCCGTTCTTCGTCGCCAAGAGCAAGGGCGCCGCCGACATCCAGCTCGTCGCCGACGGCACGTCGGTGAACGCGAAGAGCAACGCGATCGTCACGGTGCCGAGCTCGCCCGTGAAGACGGTCAACGACCTGGCGAACAGGCGGATCGCGATCACGGCCTTGAACACCGCGTCCGACATCCTCACCAAGTCGGTGATGAAGGACCACGGCGTCGACTACAGCAAGGTCAACTGGGTGCCGATGCCGCTCCCGAACATGGCGGCGGCGCTCCAGCAGGGCCAGGTCGACGCGGCCTACATGCCGGAACCGCAGCTCTCGCAGGCGGCGAAGATCGCCGGCGCGACGCCGGTCATCGACATCAACACCGGCGCCAGCCAGGACTTCCCCCTGACCGGCTACGGCTCGACGACGAAGTGGGTGCAGTCGAACCCGAAGACCCTCGCGGCCTTCCAGCGCGCGATGAAGAAGGCCACCATCGAGTCGATCAACGACCGCGCGAAGGTCGAGCCGCTGCTGGTGAAGTACGCGAAGATCGACCAGGACACGGCCAAGCTGCTCACCCTGCCGGGCTACGGCTCCACCCTGGACGCCCGGCGCCTCCAGCGGGTGCCCGACCTGCTGCTGCAGATGGGCGTCATCACCAGCAAGGTCGACGCCGCGTCCATGATCGCTCCGCAGGCGACCAGCTGA